In one Andrena cerasifolii isolate SP2316 chromosome 2, iyAndCera1_principal, whole genome shotgun sequence genomic region, the following are encoded:
- the Dlg5 gene encoding MAGUK family member discs large 5 isoform X2: MASGASSLDSAGSSERDSGGYGSVGGPVGGPECHSDYDGLQVQCDQAMHQLQLLRHKHSDTIRRCEHTMKELEYYRGQHIPVMNQLEATSQESSALRGKYGDLVNDKQRLDREVQALQKEVSELRCQNQEVLVSDAGNSDTMNQHYLSALRKYEAVKDEYDALRKRYDDLISSHSSAVNKLELSQEEAARLKKQYDEVAQERNSAVRERNGLKQQCTAAIRQWDIALRERNEYREALAKVQQQHEEAVKEINHAMVLRMKASKDMKRLTEERNAALQEYSLIMGERDTVHKEMEKLGDDLTQAYTKITHLENQNKQFMEEKKALSYQIETLRREISSALQDRDEALKQCNELRQKFGDYSEGSNRDYKNRMELHSYNRERDNSNKDAERENNTADYTKRDKERMDNLDQANMELDKLRKTVDKLQAELEEALQEAEVSKRRRDWAFSERDKIVLERESIRTLCDRLRKERDRAVSELASALRDSDDIKKQRNEASKELKDLKEKIESGDHALRASQFTQGLTHAHDSAIDSDVSDWELFTIHLDLSRVCLDSDRDLGLTLVGGRDNPYYPNDTGVYVAQVVSGSAVDSKLRVNDCIMRVNNVDCTSVSTRIIMETLRACSVGPATLTVRRRRVTRRSLRTTQLPVGAVPHGISLELGVYISKISPGSLAAKDGNLAVGDRVLNINSKAMEGINSSHEAMAILNDTCTDVLTITTLKGIPLPSATSSETMTIDGSFSTEKQKMVNSCSQTEQERLMLKTASDDYDRRYLAANFGDRSVYKVSKSISNDKPSGISNAWDNIREKIDIVRGRKHSKDREEKKKRHRNSSPNTFEQEQDAIAELDSVIESYHKKANNGVLKRSKRRGPEKVEKNGGTWPKARGGPLIQNGTGTILHPRKTKERLPLSVLLNQPPKYESYNYNRISNPIPLTNFSNVNNRHTVYKSIVPQVEKSLPNFLKTGPLFSQKSFTPVVQFKDIPIDKKPATEFENPENRLSSTLTPSETSIDFSVKSGNTGKDVEYFSKKRAQKYTPNNESQVETLQHNRTQSQLYSGAGSSTSSTSGTRQQLTGNFSFPPYTHSHPHPHQQNSLPSRYPSPPSLPSAQSGESIGLPDARSYCFEPSYSPGPQTGFGHLHTPSVDLHYHKSRAPPIGTTYDVPAYTHGYEGGTFPRKKENQRFRIPSNPSVTSKSSVGKLSTGSIERTSERGSPMPTFHVEVLSPGTGNGNSSSGIVRGSNSNKRASMPEYCYSQPRPAPGELRRVHIDKSVEPLGIQISCLESGGVFVSTVSEHSLASQVGLQIGDQLLEVCGINMRSATYQLAANVLRQCGNSITMLVQYSPDKYNELEGSASSSSSEAGGVEGGTRSGSPTPCNSPEAPRKPAVESLESAEPERDASTSLSATRDASNTLTIMRETSNTLEPPRTIRERDIRNSASLDVRSTQDREREIRASASLDINIRKPELRSSVTLDNMRNSATLDTLRATANTLTRAQLNQAVTTLQRQNATVRSPTQEDQNRKSPPPSEPRYLFIETRKCSNLGISLVGGNGVGIFVHSVQPGCLAEEAGLRTGDRILEYNGVDLRQATAEQAALELARPADKVTLIAQYVPERYNEVKDKPGDSFYVKALFDRVGEVGDSLQLRFNKDDILYVDNTMFNGTPGHWRAWLVDQTGRRQTCGIIPSKFKVEEELLLRRSLGDLETDTTRRGSTSARRSFFRRKKHQRSSSRDSKELSHITGVNLGWYSDSGTLNEETLPASYQRVERLDYPALRPVLIIGPLSECVVTKLLQEFPGEFTRCLAEPMHCSQATLEQGLRDTLYVDYRKKGSYFECTTVQAVKDICEKNTHCILDVSIASVERLHRHQIYPIVLLIKFKSTKQIKEVKDSRYPSDKVSAKAAKEMYEQALKMESEYRQYISAVIPAGVNVAYICTQVKASVDEEQSKALWVPRGLP; this comes from the exons ATGGCTTCTGGCGCATCTTCCTTAGATAGTGCTGGAAGTAGTG AGAGAGATAGTGGAGGCTATGGCAGTGTTGGAGGTCCTGTTGGTGGTcctgaatgtcatagcgattaCGATGGCTTGCAAGTTCAATGTGATCAAGCCATGCATCAGCTTCAGCTACTTAGGCATAAGCACTCAGATACTATAAGACG GTGTGAACATACTATGAAAGAATTGGAATATTATCGAGGACAACATATACCAGTCATGAATCAATTGGAGGCAACATCGCAGGAGAGCTCTGCGTTGCGGGGCAAGTACGGAGACCTAGTGAATGATAAGCAACGCCTTGACCGAGAGGTTCAAGCGTTGCAGAAGGAAGTGTCCGAATTACGGTGTCAGAATCAAGAAGTTCTTGTTTCTGATGCTGGTAATAGCGACACTATGAATCAGCACTATTTATCTGCGCTTCGGAAATATGAAGCCGTTAAAGACGAGTACGATGCTCTTAGAAAACGGTACGATGATTTGATATCATCGCATTCGTCGGCCGTCAATAAG TTGGAACTATCACAAGAAGAAGCTGCCAGGTTGAAGAAACAGTACGACGAGGTTGCACAGGAACGTAACAGTGCAGTTCGTGAACGGAATGGTTTGAAACAACAATGTACTGCTGCAATTAGGCAATGGGACATCGCATTGAGGGAAAGGAATGAATATCGCGAAGCTTTGGCTAAAGTGCAGCAACAACACGAAGAAGCGGTGAAGGAAATCAATCATGCAATGGTGCTGCGTATGAAGGCTAGTAAGGATATGAAACGATTAACAGAAGAAAGGAACGCTGCGTTACAAGAATACAGTTTAATTATGGGTGAACGAGATACAGTACACAAGGAGATGGAAAAGCTTGGCGACGATCTTACGCAAGCTTACACGAAAATCACACATCTGGAAAATCAGAATAAGCAATTTATGGAAGAG AAGAAAGCTTTATCCTATCAAATTGAAACCTTGCGAAGAGAAATTTCATCTGCGTTGCAAGATCGAGACGAGGCTTTAAAGCAATGTAATGAATTACGTCAAAAGTTTGGCGATTATTCTGAAGGTTCCAACAGAGATTACAAGAATCGCATGGAACTACACTCGTATAATCGCGAACGGGATAATTCGAATAAAGACGCGGAAAGGGAGAACAACACGGCGGATTATACTAAACGGGATAAGGAACGTATGGATAACTTGGATCAAGCGAACATGGAGCTAGATAAGCTGAGGAAAACTGTAGATAAATTACAAGCGGAACTGGAAGAAGCCCTTCAAGAGGCAGAGGTgtcgaaacgaagaagagatTGGGCTTTCAGTGAGAGGGATAAAATAGTGTTAGAGAGAGAAAGTATTAGGACTTTATGTGATAGATTAAGGAAAGAACGTGACCGTGCAGTTTCAGAGTTGGCGAGTGCTTTGCGCGATTCCGACGATATTAAAAAGCAACGGAACGAGGCGTCGAAAGAGCTGAAGGATCTGAAGGAAAAGATAGAATCTGGTGATCACGCGTTAAGGGCAAGTCAATTTACACAGGGTTTAACGCATGCTCATGACTCCGCGATTGATTCTGATGTCAGTGATTGGGAACTTTTCACCATTCATTTGGATCTCAGTCGAGTTTGTTTGGATTCAGATCGTGATTTGGGGCTAACGTTGGTCGGAGGTCGTGACAATCCATATTATCCGAATGATACAGGGGTTTATGTTGCTCAAGTAGTATCGGGTAGTGCGGTCGATAGCAAATTGAGGGTGAATGACTGCATTATGCGAGTAAACAACGTCGATTGTACATCTGTTTCTACACGTATAATAATGGAGACATTACGAGCCTGCTCAGTGGGGCCAGCCACGTTGACGGTGAGAAGGCGACGCGTAACTAGAAGATCATTAAGGACAACGCAATTGCCTGTTGGTGCAGTTCCTCATGGGATATCTTTGGAACTTGGAGTGTATATTTCGAAGATATCTCCTGGCAGTTTAGCTGCCAAGGATGGCAATCTTGCCGTTGGAGATAGGGTTTTAAAT ATTAATAGCAAAGCTATGGAAGGTATTAATTCCAGTCACGAAGCGATGGCAATTTTGAACGATACGTGCACGGATGTATTAACTATTACAACCTTGAAAGGAATACCATTGCCCTCGGCGACTAGTTCCGAAACTATGACCATTGATGGTAGTTTTAGTACAGAGAAGCAAAAGATGGTGAATAGTTGTTCGCAGACGGAGCAAGAGAGATTGATGTTGAAAACAGCGTCGGACGATTACGACAGGCGGTACCTTGCGGCGAATTTTGGTGATAGAAGTGTTTACAAAGTTTCGAAGTCAATTAGTAATGACAAACCTAGTGGAATAAGCAATGCTTGGGATAATATACGCGAGAAGATTGACATAGTACGAGGACGTAAGCATAGTAAGGATcgggaagagaaaaagaaacgacaTCGTAACTCCAGCCCAAATACCTTCGAACAAGAGCAAGATGCGATAGCGGAATTGGATTCAGTGATCGAAAGCTACCACAAGAAAGCAAATAACGGGGTGTTGAAACGAAGTAAACGTCGCGGACCCGAGAAAGTTGAGAAAAATGGAGGTACGTGGCCGAAAGCCAGAGGTGGGCCTCTGATACAGAATGGTACTGGTACTATTTTACATCCTCGTAAGACAAAAGAAAGGCTGCCCTTAAGTGTCCTCCTTAATCAACCGCCCAAGTATGAAAGTTATAATTATAATCGTATTTCTAATCCTATCCCTTTAACCAATTTCTCCAATGTGAACAATCGACATACAGTTTATAAGTCCATTGTTCCACAAGTAGAAAAGTCATTACCAAATTTCCTTAAGACTGGACCATTATTTAGTCAGAAATCCTTTACTCCAGTGGTGCAGTTCAAAGATATACCGATAGATAAGAAACCGGCGACCGAATTCGAGAACCCGGAAAATAGACTCAGTTCTACGTTGACACCGTCCGAAACTAGTATCGACTTCTCCGTGAAATCGGGTAATACAGGGAAAGATGTAGAATATTTCTCGAAGAAGAGGGCGCAAAAGTATACCCCTAACAACGAGAGCCAAGTAGAGACGTTGCAGCATAATAGAACTCAATCACAGCTCTATTCTGGGGCCGGATCGTCAACTTCGTCTACCAGCGGCACGAGGCAGCAGTTAACTGgtaatttttcatttcctccCTATACACATTCGCATCCGCATCCCCATCAACAGAACTCTTTACCTTCGAGATACCCTTCTCCGCCGTCTTTGCCGTCTGCACAGTCCGGGGAGTCGATAGGACTTCCCGATGCACGATCTTATTGTTTCGAACCTTCGTATAGCCCCGGCCCGCAAACAGGATTCGGGCATTTGCACACACCCTCCGTAGATTTGCATTATCACAAATCTCGCGCTCCACCGATCGGCACCACATACGACGTACCAGCATACACGCATGGCTACGAAGGTGGAACGTTTccaagaaaaaaggaaaatcaaCGTTTTCGAATACCATCAAATCCTAGTGTGACATCAAAAAGCAGCGTGGGTAAATTGTCCACCGGCAGTATAGAAAGGACTTCAGAAAGGGGCAGCCCGATGCCAACATTCCACGTCGAAGTACTTAGTCCAGGTACCGGCAATGGAAATAGCTCTAGTGGAATTGTTAGAGGCAGCAACAGCAATAAACGGGCCAGCATGCCGGAGTATTGTTACTCACAGCCTAGGCCAGCACCTGGAGAACTTCGCAGAGTACATATAGATAAATCGGTTGAGCCGTTGGGTATCCAGATCTCTTGCTTAGAGAGCGGTGGTGTATTCGTTTCCACTGTTAGTGAGCACAGCTTAGCATCTCAAGTCGGTCTTCAAATTGGTGATCAGTTACTCGAAGTCTGCGGTATCAACATGAGGAGTGCTACTTATCAACTAGCTGCCAATGTGTTGCGTCAGTGTGGTAATTCCATTACGATGCTGGTGCAGTATAGCCCGGACA AATACAACGAATTAGAAGGATCTGCTTCCTCGAGTTCATCAGAAGCTGGTGGTGTTGAAGGGGGTACTCGTAGTGGGTCGCCAACTCCGTGCAATAGTCCCGAAGCGCCAAGGAAGCCAGCTGTCGAATCGTTGGAAAGCGCAGAACCTGAACGTGACGCTTCCACTAGCTTAAGTGCAACGCGCGATGCTTCGAATACCTTGACTATCATGCGTGAGACTTCCAACACTTTGGAACCACCTCGTACGATCAGAGAAAGGGACATTAGAAATTCTGCATCCTTAGATGTACGAAGCACGCAAGACAGGGAGCGAGAGATCAGAGCATCGGCATCTTTGGATATAAACATTAGGAAGCCGGAACTTCGTAGTTCGGTCACATTAGATAATATGCGGAATTCTGCAACTCTCGACACGTTACGTGCTACCGCTAACACACTTACACGCGCACAACTCAATCAGGCAGTGACTACGTTGCAACGACAGAATGCCACCGTAAGAAGTCCAACGCAAGAAGACCAAAATCGGAAAAGTCCACCACCGAGCGAGCCGAGGTATCTGTTTATCGAGACCAGAAAGTGCTCGAATTTGGGTATTTCGCTCGTGGGTGGTAATGGTGTTGGAATATTTGTACATTCTGTACAACCAGGCTGCCTTGCGGAAGAAGCAGGGCTGCGCACCGGCGACCGTATCCTAGAATATAACGGTGTAGATCTCAGGCAAGCAACCGCCGAACAAGCGGCTTTGGAATTGGCTAGGCCAGCGGATAAAGTAACGCTGATCGCTCAATACGTACCTGAAAGGTATAATGAAGTAAAGGATAAACCTGGCGATAGTTTTTACGTGAAAGCACTGTTCGATCGAGTGGGCGAAGTAGGAGATAGTCTACAGCTTAGGTTTAATAAGGATGATATTTTATACGTCGACAATACAATGTTCAATGGTACTCCGGGTCATTGGAGGGCTTGGTTAGTCGATCAGACCGGAAGAAGGCAGACGTGTGGAATAATTCCGAGCAAATTTAA GGTCGAAGAAGAGTTACTTTTACGGCGGTCTTTAGGCGATTTGGAAACAGATACGACTAGACGGGGTAGTACTAGCGCAAGGAGAAGCTTCTTCCGCCGAAAGAAACATCAACGCTCTTCTAGTAGGGACAGTAAAGAGTTATCTCACATAACGGGAGTAAATTTGGGTTGGTACAGTGACAGTGGGACATTGAATGAGGAAACTCTACCAGCGAGCTACCAACGAGTTGAGAGATTAGATT ATCCAGCTTTGAGGCCAGTGTTGATTATTGGGCCGCTAAGTGAATGCGTAGTGACGAAACTCCTGCAAGAATTTCCAGGAGAATTCACTAGGTGCCTCGCGGAACCGATGCATTGCTCTCAAGCGACTCTGGAACAAGGTTTGCGTGACACGCTTTATGTGGACTACAGGAAAAAAGGAAGCTATTTTGAGTGTACCACAGTGCAAGCTGTCAAGGACATCTGTGAGAAG AATACTCATTGCATTTTGGATGTATCAATTGCATCTGTTGAGCGACTCCATCGACATCAGATCTATCCTATAGTTTTGTTGATCAAGTTTAAAAGTACGAAGCAAATTAAGGAAGTAAAAGATTCCCGATATCCAAGCGATAAAGTTAGTGCTAAGGCTGCCAAGGAGATGTACGAACAAGCGTTGAAGATGGAATCTGAATATAGGCAATATATATCTG CTGTAATTCCAGCGGGAGTAAATGTAGCGTATATATGTACGCAAGTGAAAGCCTCGGTAGA